The Salvelinus namaycush isolate Seneca chromosome 26, SaNama_1.0, whole genome shotgun sequence genomic sequence GTCAGATAATCAAGCATAGGCAATTAAATAAAATCAACAGTCAATTGGGAACATAACTCAACGCATGCTATTAGCAGAAACTTACCGGATGCCCTCCAACATTTCCTTCAAGCTCAATGGGTCAATCATGTCCTTGTGAAAAGAGAAGGGTTAGTACAGCAGGCCAATCAGAAGAGAACCATGGTGCTCTCCCAGAAGCTTGGCTGGTGCGTAAAACCCGCCAATTCAGATAAAAAAGTACAGCAAGTCAAAATTGAAAACATCTCAAAAGTTGTTGCTCTAACAGTGTAGAGAGAAATTATATATGTTTTATTTGCTGAAATCTTTGCAGCTCCACTCACCTCCCTTGCCTGGTTCCAGACGTCCTGTTCCAGGGCATTGACCTCTAATGGAGGGAGAGTGAACTTGAAATAGGGCCGCAGGTTTTTATAGACATAGATGAAGGGGCCGGAAGCCACAGCGATGGCAGGCGTGCGTGGCTCATGCTGGTCCATGAGGAAAGAAACCAAGCCAGTGGGCAGATCGAGCAATGTGTTCTCACTCATCAGGCCAGTTCCACGGTACACCTTCAGCTTCATGTTGCATGAACCAGTTCCCAGGTCCCCCACCACCAACTAGAACAGAAAGAAGGAGAATGTTCATCTTGTACATAGAAATCAAAGGCATACTAATCAAGCACCACACGTACACGCACCCACAGAACAAAAGGAGTCAACCAAAAAACATGCACAAAGAGCTTCTTCCTATGAGAAAAAAGATTAGTGGCAGATTAAGAAATCACTGATAGCAAGTGTAGCAACATTCTTCTTACCTTATTCTCACCATCCCCATGCAGGTCTGCAAGAGCTATAAAATAAATACACAGGCCCGGTTAAATTCATTGTCTGAGGAAATAGACAATTTATTTATAGacattaataaatacatttccaCAAAACTTGAGCAAATGTACATTTAACAAGGCTAGTGACAGAAATTAGAAATTGGTGGTAGCTAAGGTGAGATCTTACCAATGCAAGATGAAAAAGTATAGAGATTGGCCACTGGATCGTAGTGTGCATCTAACCATTTACTGCTCTCAGAGCTGTTAAGAGACAGAGTAACGTTATTTGTTTTGAAGCAAGGCAACACTTTTTACTCCATAGtttagcctagctaacgttagtgttGCTGGGCTTATGTAGAATAAATGTCAAATAACGTTAGTTAacttacccactgggcacagacgtcatttcCACGTCTAACTTAGTGTTGATTTACATTTCGTTGaattgtcaactaatgtgaattcgaCAAAACAGGTCACTAACGTTATATCATAGGATTTAGGAAAAAATACGAAATTCCCTTCAATGTTATACTTTTTGCAAATCTAATCAGTTTTctacgttgattcaacgtcattacatagattttttgttgttgaaatgatgtggattCAACCAGTTTTCTTTAGCTAATGCGATTAGCTAGCTAGAGATAGCAAAGTTGGCCTGCTTGATATCCTGCTAACGTTTGCTAGCTGGCTTGCTTGATTGCTagacgtaacgttagctagttaacgtaaCGTCAGCTGAAAGGTTTGCgttcatgtagctagctaatgtaaCTTACTTTTCTTTCATCTGTGAGACTGAAGACATGTCCAATATGATATTCCTCAATTAATAATGCAAGGATATCCTGTGATGCAATTTTATTTTGTGCCACTGAGGTAGCTAGTTGGTTAACGTTAGCTTGCCTGCTTGTTTACGTTAGCATAAATCAGATCGGCTTTCCCGTTTCTATGGCAGCAAGGAAGGAGCAACAGAGAAAAGATTCCTCAATAAATAGTTCCGCTTATTAAATGGCCACTGTGACGTCTCGGTCTTTGATcgtatacactgagtgcacaaaacattaggaacacctgctctttccatgacaaactgaccaggtgaaagctatgatcccttattgatgtcacttgttaaatccacttcaatcagtgtagatgaaggggaggagacatggatTGTCTAGGTgtgcattcagagggtgaatgggcaagacaaaatatttaagtgccttggtttgagagtgtcaagaactgaaacactgctgggttttcacgctcaacaacattcagccaacttgacacaagtgTGAGAAGCAATTGGAGGCAACAACCCTGTGGAATgccttcgacaccttgtagagtccatgccccgatgaattgaggctgttctgacgaCAAAAGGTCATGTAACTCAATATTAATAACGAATAGACACACTCCTCGACCATTCAACAACTGATCGGTTTCTGggtcatggaggagagaggacagaaggagagagggtggaggacggACTTTAACCAAATGAGAAAAGACCAAGAGGCTTTAAAACCAGACATTATACATGGATGGACTACAGAAAGGAAATGCTTCAAGTTCAGGTAATGAGTTTTATTAATTATCATTAGTTAAGAACACACTTTCATTGATAACTAGAGATCGATTCAACAACCTATTTTTGTAAGACGTGTCTGTTCAGTGCAGTAGATACATGATTGTAAATCAACTTTTGTTAAGACATCTTTATCACGGTTTCTATTTCTAAAACGCTGTATAcatatttttcacatttgtgtttttttcactagaaatgattgcttatgggtactttcatgtgtgtgtaaaatagatttttttattaATAGATTGTAGATGTGTATTAAAATGTGGTGTTTTGCAAAAAGCTACagtatatatccattgtttagttGGAATGGAATGTTTGTTTACTCAATATAACTAtgctatgtggttgtctcacaGCTATCTTGAGATGACTGAGTCACTATGGATATGAGCATCcactaaatgtaaatgttttacatatagatctcatattactgtattgaatCTTTTTTTTCATATTGATGTTACAAATGTTTCATTTGTACAGTTCTTGTGTTACATTTaactgtgtaaaaaaaaaaatgttttgcccaAAAAACATGAtcatttgtctctctgaaatgaaaccatcaaatGATAGATTTGAAACAAATACATCTGTCATTGAATAACCCCATGCCATAATTagagtgaaaaaacacaccacaCCAATCTCTTGTATaagttctttaaacaataaaagctacttaaccaacatttctgaaaatagaGCGTTTTGGAATTAAACTCTTCAATTCTCTAAAAACTGAAGAGGttgataatcttgtttctcatcccCCAAATACTTCTTCAGAAACGGCACAACTTTAAAGAGGTTGATGTGGAAATCTCTGGACTTTTCGCTCGACTCCTGTTTGAAATCACTGTTACCACCAGGGCACAGGTCCTCGGTTCCCCAGCTGATCACTCCAACCTATGAAGAATGGAAGAGGTGTCAGTACAGTACTAATTACCTGTAGATTACGAAGACCCCAGAGGTTTgcaaatacattttacagaaataAATATGGAATCATTGTAGAAAAAAGGAAAGCGCAAAAAGTATGTGGAAAGTAGATAAACAGGCTCTAGCAAAGTGCCAATTTTCTAtctgctgtatgtactgtagatatgacCAGAATGTCTCACCTGGATGGTGCGGTATTCATCATAGTCCTTAAACACAGCTCCACCGGAgtcacctgcacacacacacacacacacacacacacacacacacacacacacatacaagtacacacacatacaagtacacacatacaaacaaatgAAAAGGTAAGACAAAGTAATAGAGAACCCTTTTCATCTTTAACAAGTTACAATACTTCTATTACAATAATACTAATTCAAATCATAAGGTTCGCGTTACATTGAGAACAGATATAAACAAACAGTGAGTGCCTCATCTAATGTTCCATGAACTGTTAACATACCTTTGCAGGCAACATTATCTCTAGTAGGTTGTCTCCCACCCGTGCACAGGAAGTTATCAGTCACAACATCCTTTAGATTAAGTGGTGTTATGCCTTCTACCTGAGTAGCAGCCGGTTCGATACAATTGTCCCTCAACTAAAGAGAAAAATATATGAGAGGCGCACATATGGGCATCATCCATTGGTGTGTGTGGTCAGACATCATACAAGCACTCACCTGATCCTGAAGCTTTAGTTTGGCATCGCTACGTTGATCCATTTGTTCCTCCTTATCATATGAAATGAAACTGACTTCTTCTAATGGATTTTTGAACAATAGCTGTTCTGCAAGGAGAACACTATATGAGGCAAGGCAACATACAGTGCCTAGATGAACCTTGTGTATCCTGGTGAATAGGCTATGTGTGCTGTAACTGTACCTTGTTGCTTGCAGGTGATAGCCTCTCCTACCAGTCTTAAAGCGCCACTTGTTTCCTTGGTGCAAGGGATGCAAATTGGTCTGAGGAACACAGTAAAGCAAGAATGCGTAAAGGAAACAACGTGTGCTTCACAGGTTACTACAGAGATGATTCAGATCTGAAGGGCTGTGTCATCATATTCAATCTGGTTACCTTCAGCATAATATCAGAAGTCTTACCTTATGTCGATAGAGAAATTTACATCATCCTTCAGTTCGATGAGAGCTACGTCGTAATCATAGAACTCCTTTATCCCGTCATCCTTTTTACCGTTGATATTATAATCAGGATGTAATATTATACGTGATGCTCCCTTTACAACTGTTAAGAGGCAGGACTAGAGTGTAATTCAACAAACCTATTGcttacaatttacaatatcacCAGGTTACTTGTTCAAGTAAATGTGGCATTCGGACAGATTTCCTGGTAATGATGATAATCACTTGAAAAAACAAGattattcaacaacaaaaaattgtttAGGTGTAAGTGCAAATGTTTTTGAAGGGGGGGGGGCTGGTTATACCTTGATTTGCCCCAATCGTAACACGGATATTGTCTGCATTGTCTTCGAACTTGAAGCAGTGAGCAGCAGTCAAGATGAAGCGGCGAGAAACAATAGACCCCATGCATTTACTAGCTGTTCCATCCTCATGCTATGGTATCAGGAGAGAGAGGTTGAACATACATACAGTAAATGACAACAAGCAGGCATTTGCATCAATATCTAATTTAAATGTCAACAGGATTTCATTTTTTTGTGCACTGGGATGAGAGAGTATGGGAGGTGTGTGTCAGCCATTTATCACTCCCATAGCACAAATAACCTGAAGCATTGCAGAAACACACTACGAGTGATAATTGAATTCAGGACTTAAATGACAGGCGAGGTCTACTGTATACTGTTAGCGATCAAATTCTAACTTAAATATGATCATTTAAATGAAATCGAATCAATTATAAGTTAGTATATCTGTCATGTTTTGGTAATGACAGTGCACACTAAATCAAATCTGAACATGAAGAAAGGCCACTGGGTCATTGATGAAATAATCAAGGGTGAAAATCAGgcactgtgttgttactgtgttgtcAATCCGTGCCATCCAGGGGTATCTTTGCCGTATGGTGTTTGGGGTAGTGTCATCATAGTTTCTATGGAGTCCGCATAAACTCACAACCTGGCTTTCATCtatgtggaggagagaggtgactCAACACACTGATACAAAGACACAAATACAGAATAATATCCATGCATAGAAATCTACACATTCTTCTATATTGTTGTTTAATTAAGACTCTTACCAATTATCTTATCAAAGGTTTTTTCCAATTCAACAGCATTCTTTACTTTAAAATAATGGCTCTCGCCGTTCCTTTTTGTCACTAGTGGCACGATATCTTCATCAAAAATTTCACTTCCGACACCAAAAACATAAAcatctaaaaaaaaaacaagaggaAGTGCCAAAAACATTAGGCATGAGATGAATCAAGAACGGTAACCTACTTGAGACGATAGCTGGCTTGAATTAGAATATTGTACAGTGCTGAGTGCCACAAATCATTGTTCAAAAATGGTTGATTTATTCCTGAGcaaactgttgtgtgtgtgtgtgttttaggccTTGCTCAGTCTATAGTTAGAAAGCCTCCATGAATGGGCAACTTTATTGGGGGTGGGCTAattgactatcagtgactgacataacaagagaaactgctgatgcacaaacaaattccaccttgtgtattctactattttaACTCGGAACAGTAAGTTAAGATCCCGACagttcctgtcacgccctgaccttagagatccttttaattctctatttggttaggtcagggtgtgactagggtgggcaatctatgttttctatttctttgttggcctggtatggttcccaatcagaggcagctgtctatcgttgtctctgattggggatcatatttaggcagccttttcccacctgttgtttgtgggatcttgtttttgtgtagtgcctgtgaacACTGCATTTATGTCACGTTTGTTTGTTCGGTAttgtttttggtgagtttcatttattaaaacgtggaactctacgcacgctgcgccttggtccatttattccaacgatcgtgacagttccTAAAATATTTTTGGAGTAAATTGATCTGAGGAGAATAGTTGAGAGTAGAATGTCAGGTTGTTGTTAAATGTTATGACCACacaaaggttttgacctcaccaagATATTTATCCCGTTCTGTCTTGTTATTCATGTACACCGATTCCCTAATTTTGGCTACTGTGTTTTCAGGGCTACCCCCCATGTTGTAAGCACCTGCAAGTAAAGAGATTCAAGGGATTATTACTGAGCTGACCAAAGGTGAACAaaagcttaaaaaaaaaaaaagaagctacgAACTGCAATACATTCAAGTACTTTCCATACAAATATACATGAATAATAGCAATACAGTACCATCTGTGAAAAAGATGAGGACATGGTGGACCTCCGTGAATAGCTTTTCATTTCGTAGTTTTTGGATAGCCATGCGTTCCAGGATGGTTTTAAATGCAAGGTTGAGATTGGTCCCAACATTATCTCTAGCTGTGAAAaagtgcacgcgcacacacataaacacactgtCACATTACATTTGACCTAGCCACTGGATAAGTGTATTGTTTGGGCAATGATGATGTAAGTACATATATGGTAAATGTTTTGCTCACCATCATATTTAAAGTTGTCCAAGTCCTCCAAGACTTTCTCAAGTGGTTTTCTTTTATCTCCAGAAAAATCTATTATGTTGACAACCTCTAATACATCAGAAGCAAAGAAAAGGATTTCGTAATTTGGGCTGACTGAAAAGGAGCTAACCTGTGAAAGGTGAAGACACAAAACAGGATAATGTTTAATGATCTGTCAAAGAATGTGAGAGGAATACTGTGGTAAACCAATAACTGATTCCATATTGTCAGACATTTCTATCAGCTACATAACATACTTTGTGAGTGACTTGTGACATACCTTTGTGATAAGTTTCTTGACAGCATTTCTTGCTTTGTCAAACTCATTCTCCGCAATGCTGTCAGATATGTCCATAGCAATGTACATGTTAAGCTTTCCAGCTTTATCTATTGTGATCTTCTTTCCTTCCTGATCTGTGTCATCTGAAAGGCACCAGCAGGATATCTTACTTTGACAATCACAGGTGGAAAAGGAGGATATTTGAGGATATGTGAAAGGTTTggcaaatacagtgcatttggaaagtattcagacccctttccttttttccacattttgttacgttacagccttattctaaaatggattaaataaaaacagttcctcatcaatctacacacataataacaaagcgaaaacaggtttttagaaatggttgcaaatgtatgaaaaataaaaaacagaaataccttatttacagttgaagtcagtttttcacaattcctgacatttaatccgagtaaaaattccctatcttaggtcagttaggctcaccactttattttaagaatgtgaaatgtcagaataatagtagagagaatgatttatttcagcttttatttctttcatcacattcccagtgggtcagaagtttacatactaattgagtgtatctggtagcattgcctttaagttgtttaacttgggtcaaacgttttgggtagccttccacaagcttcccacaataaattgggtgaattttggcccattccccctgacagtgctggtgtaacggagtcaggtttgtaggtctcttTGCTCGCTttcctttttcagttctgcccacaaattttctataggattgaggtccgggctttgtgatggccactccaataccttgactttgttgtccttaagccattttgccacaactttggaagtatgcttggggtcattgtccacttggaagacccatttgtgaccaagctttaacttcctgactgatgtcttgagatgttgcttcaatatatccacataattttcctacctcatgatgccatctattttgtgaagtgcaccagtccctcctgcagcaaagcacccccacaacatgatgctgccacccccgtgcttcacggttggggtggtgttcttcggcttgcaagcctcccactttttcctccaagcataacaatggccattatggccaaacagttatatttttgttacatcagaccagaggacatttctccaaaaagtacaagctttgtccccatgtgcagttgctaacccgagtctggcttttttatggcagttttggagcagtggcttcttccttgctgagcggcctttaaggttatgtcgatataggacttgtttttctGTGGATACAGATGCTTTTATAcctgaaaaacgagttttaatgactccaacctaagtgtgtgtaaacttctgacttcaactgtacataagtattcagaccctttgctatgagactcgaaattgagctcaggtgcatcctgtttccgttgatcatccttgagatgtttttacaacttgattggagtcctcctgtggtaaattcaattgactggacatgatttggaaaggcacactactgtctatataaggtgccacagttgaccgtgcatgtcagagcaaaaaccaagccatgaggtcgacggaattgtccgtagagctctgagacaggattgtgctgaggcacagatctggggaagggtaccaaaaaatgtctgcagcattgaaggtccccaagaacacggtggctttcttaaatggaagaagtttggaaccaccaagactctccctagagctggccgcccacccaaactgagcaatcgggggagaagagccttgatcagggaggtgaccaagaacctgatggtcactctgacagagctctgtggagatgggagaaccttccagaaggacaaccatctctgcagcacttcaccaatcaggcctttatgatagagtggccagacggaagccactcctcagtaaaaggcacagcccgcttggagttggccaaaaggcacctaaagactcttagaccatgagaaacaagaatctctggtctgatgaaaccaagattgagctctttggcctgaatgccaactgtcacaatgaagcatggtgtggcagcatcatgctgtggggatgtttttcagcggcagggactgggagactagttaagctcgagggaaagatgaacggagcaaagtacagagtgatccttgatgagaacatgatccagagcgctcaggacctttagactggggcgaaggttcaccttccaacaggacaatgaccctaagcacacagctaagagaatgcagaagtggcttcgggacaagtctctgaatatccttgagtggcccagccagagcccggacttgaacctgatctaacatctctggagagccctgaaaatagctgtgcagagacgctccacatccaacctgacagagcttgagaagatctgcagagaagaatgggtgaaactccccaaatacagttgtgccaagcttgtagtgtcatatccaagaagactcaaggctgtaatcactgccaaaggagcttcaacaaagtactgagtaaacggttTGAATAATGATGTGATATTTATGTTTATgtgtaatacatttgaaaaaaaattataaactgtttttgctctgtcattatgatGTATTGGGTGTAGAATAATGaggaaaaacaacaatttaatctattttagaataaggctgtaacgtaacaaaatgtggaaaaagtgaaggggtctgaatactttctgaatgcactgtatactgatAAAGTTATGGTGATAATGGAATAAAGACTTCAACAAATAAACAATTGATGATATATTAGTTGTTAAGACCTACCAATGGGCGCTGCCAGCTGAAGGCTCTCTCTGATGGCACTGCCGAAGGCCTCCGTGATCTCCAGTGCAGTGTCATACGTGTGTTTGTCTGCAACAATAACAAAAGAACCAGACAACCACAGGATAAATCTTTATTTTTCACAGTCTATGACATTGGACTGTACATGACAATCTTTTGGCATCTTTGAGCAATGGACTAGTCGTTACTGCGTTGTGTTGCTTGGAAAACTGTTATTGTTTTGGGTGTCTTTCTGGGACTTACAGTAACATTTAGGCTCAGTCCCAGTCCATTGGCCATTCTCTTGACATACACGCGTCTTTGACCCCAACAAATGTAAGCTGTCGTCACAGCGGTAAGACAATTTGTCGTCAATGCCAAAACTGGAACCAGACCTCCTAGCACCTGCTGGAATCCCAGGGTCAGCACAGCGATCTTCACCTCCTGCTGTAAGAGAACGGTGGGAGAAAgtcagagagaaatggagagggagggtgtcagggaggcagggagagtaTAGCATGCTGCATAGGGAGTTATTGTGTAGGCTGTGGCACTGAACGCCATTTATAATGTGTCATTCCGACCAGAGGGTCCTGAGGagaaagactgagagacagaTGACGGTTTGCTACTCACAGTCACGGCTGCATATGGGTGTGCCCCCACTCCACTTCCCATTGGTTTGGCACACACGGGAGGCTGAGCCGCGCAGTGAGTATCCCGAATAACACTCATACGTGGTCTTATTGTTGACAAAATACTGCGATTGTACAGGCAAGACAGAACCACTTTCTAAAACCAAGGGGTTGGGGCATTCGATCACtaaagaagaagaaaacaaaATGGATGGTCCGGTTTCAGTAGCATTTCTCTTATTTCAAATACTGTCTTCGTGGAAGATATCAGGCATCGTCACTTACTTTTGCACTGTTGAAGACGTCTTCTTTGTGGTGGTGGCTTCCAAGTTCCGCTTTTCAGGCACGCGCGAGTTAAAGCAGGATGTGGATAGTACCCTTCTGGACAGTGGTATATCATAATGCTGCCATACTCAAGCTTCCTAGTGAGAGTGTAACTACCTCCTTCCATGCCCATACTCTCCTCATTACAGGTGACTGCACACAGAACACCTACACCTGTGGGGTCAGTGTGAGAAATGTCCATTTATTTTACACGTGCATGCCTGTATGAATGGCCTGGGCCATGTTGGGATTCTGGCTAGAATACCAGAACACATCAGAATTCTAAATAGTATACAGAACCCTAATGGATGGAGTCAAAGCTGAACATGTGTGTGTAGGTACACGAGTAAATTTTAAGACCCTAATCATAATTTATGTTGAATATTATGATATTCTCACTTTGATGAACACCCAGTCAAAAAGTACTGACAGTGAATCCTATCAAAAACAACACACGTGGTTAAAAGCAAATCCTTCTTGGCTAATATTTATGttgagtacatacattttattttccatCCATTGTTATACTATCCAGAACACAGGAGCATATGGGACAAATGTTTCTAAAAGTTAAGAAAAGCCAACAACAGCAGTTTGAATGTAAAAGCCATGTCAAGGCACTCACCCATATAAAGAGGACATATCAGCAGAGCTGCAGACAAACT encodes the following:
- the cfbl gene encoding complement factor b, like isoform X2, which codes for MDFSVLWSLSAALLICPLYMGVGVLCAVTCNEESMGMEGGSYTLTRKLEYGSIMIYHCPEGYYPHPALTRACLKSGTWKPPPQRRRLQQCKMIECPNPLVLESGSVLPVQSQYFVNNKTTYECYSGYSLRGSASRVCQTNGKWSGGTPICSRDSGGEDRCADPGIPAGARRSGSSFGIDDKLSYRCDDSLHLLGSKTRVCQENGQWTGTEPKCYYKHTYDTALEITEAFGSAIRESLQLAAPIDDTDQEGKKITIDKAGKLNMYIAMDISDSIAENEFDKARNAVKKLITKVSSFSVSPNYEILFFASDVLEVVNIIDFSGDKRKPLEKVLEDLDNFKYDARDNVGTNLNLAFKTILERMAIQKLRNEKLFTEVHHVLIFFTDGAYNMGGSPENTVAKIRESVYMNNKTERDKYLDVYVFGVGSEIFDEDIVPLVTKRNGESHYFKVKNAVELEKTFDKIIDESQVVSLCGLHRNYDDTTPNTIRQRYPWMARIDNTHEDGTASKCMGSIVSRRFILTAAHCFKFEDNADNIRVTIGANQVVKGASRIILHPDYNINGKKDDGIKEFYDYDVALIELKDDVNFSIDIRPICIPCTKETSGALRLVGEAITCKQQEQLLFKNPLEEVSFISYDKEEQMDQRSDAKLKLQDQLRDNCIEPAATQVEGITPLNLKDVVTDNFLCTGGRQPTRDNVACKGDSGGAVFKDYDEYRTIQVGVISWGTEDLCPGGNSDFKQESSEKSRDFHINLFKVVPFLKKYLGDEKQDYQPLQFLEN
- the cfbl gene encoding complement factor b, like isoform X1, with translation MDPTGVGVLCAVTCNEESMGMEGGSYTLTRKLEYGSIMIYHCPEGYYPHPALTRACLKSGTWKPPPQRRRLQQCKMIECPNPLVLESGSVLPVQSQYFVNNKTTYECYSGYSLRGSASRVCQTNGKWSGGTPICSRDSGGEDRCADPGIPAGARRSGSSFGIDDKLSYRCDDSLHLLGSKTRVCQENGQWTGTEPKCYYKHTYDTALEITEAFGSAIRESLQLAAPIDDTDQEGKKITIDKAGKLNMYIAMDISDSIAENEFDKARNAVKKLITKVSSFSVSPNYEILFFASDVLEVVNIIDFSGDKRKPLEKVLEDLDNFKYDARDNVGTNLNLAFKTILERMAIQKLRNEKLFTEVHHVLIFFTDGAYNMGGSPENTVAKIRESVYMNNKTERDKYLDVYVFGVGSEIFDEDIVPLVTKRNGESHYFKVKNAVELEKTFDKIIDESQVVSLCGLHRNYDDTTPNTIRQRYPWMARIDNTHEDGTASKCMGSIVSRRFILTAAHCFKFEDNADNIRVTIGANQVVKGASRIILHPDYNINGKKDDGIKEFYDYDVALIELKDDVNFSIDIRPICIPCTKETSGALRLVGEAITCKQQEQLLFKNPLEEVSFISYDKEEQMDQRSDAKLKLQDQLRDNCIEPAATQVEGITPLNLKDVVTDNFLCTGGRQPTRDNVACKGDSGGAVFKDYDEYRTIQVGVISWGTEDLCPGGNSDFKQESSEKSRDFHINLFKVVPFLKKYLGDEKQDYQPLQFLEN